From one Rhizobium sp. CIAT894 genomic stretch:
- a CDS encoding formylglycine-generating enzyme family protein has protein sequence MAYIPGGTFRMGSDKYYPEEAPMHRVTVDGFWVDRTPVTNRQFREFVEATGYVTFAEIAPDPRDYPGAPPHLLKAGSAVFLPPNHPVNLRDISQWWTFTFGANWRHPYGKGSSIRKLDDHPVVHVAYQDAAAYAAWAGKSLPTEAEWEFAARGGLDGAEYAWGDELTAGGRHMANTWQGQFPHENSADDGFERTSPVRAFPANGYGVYDMIGNVWEWTTDWYSPRNKGDASKACCIPQNPRGASESDSYDPCMPEIRIPRKVIKGGSHLCAPNYCRRYRPAARHPEPVDTSTSHLGFRCIVRNSETEVTEGVNSNG, from the coding sequence ATGGCCTACATTCCTGGCGGCACATTTCGGATGGGCTCAGACAAGTATTATCCTGAGGAAGCGCCCATGCATCGCGTGACCGTCGATGGCTTTTGGGTGGATCGGACACCGGTCACAAACCGCCAATTTCGAGAATTCGTCGAAGCCACCGGTTACGTGACTTTTGCCGAGATCGCTCCTGATCCAAGAGATTATCCTGGTGCACCCCCACATCTTCTCAAGGCCGGTTCCGCAGTATTCTTGCCTCCGAACCATCCGGTCAACCTTCGTGACATTTCGCAGTGGTGGACATTCACTTTCGGCGCGAACTGGCGTCATCCGTATGGAAAGGGCAGTTCGATCCGTAAACTGGACGATCACCCTGTCGTGCATGTCGCGTATCAGGACGCCGCAGCCTATGCGGCCTGGGCCGGCAAATCGCTTCCGACGGAAGCTGAATGGGAATTCGCGGCGCGTGGCGGCCTTGATGGTGCCGAATATGCCTGGGGTGACGAACTCACCGCTGGAGGCAGACACATGGCAAACACCTGGCAAGGACAATTCCCACACGAAAATAGTGCGGACGACGGCTTCGAGCGGACGTCTCCAGTCAGGGCATTTCCGGCGAATGGCTATGGCGTGTACGACATGATCGGCAATGTGTGGGAATGGACAACCGATTGGTATTCACCACGGAATAAGGGCGACGCGTCCAAAGCCTGCTGCATTCCACAAAATCCGCGCGGTGCATCTGAAAGTGACAGCTATGATCCCTGCATGCCCGAAATCAGAATTCCCCGGAAAGTCATCAAGGGCGGATCGCACCTTTGCGCGCCCAACTATTGCCGCCGTTATCGTCCCGCCGCACGACATCCTGAGCCGGTCGACACGTCGACGAGCCACCTGGGTTTTCGATGCATTGTGCGAAACTCAGAAACCGAGGTGACTGAAGGCGTTAATTCCAATGGCTGA
- a CDS encoding IS4 family transposase: protein MRHDNSVFHDLLKRIPWTIFERLVEEHQADKHVRRLSTKSQLIALLYGQLAGAVSLREIVGSLESHSARLYHLGARPVSRSTFADANGLRPSAVFTELFTQMLARAGRGLKRAIGEAVYLIDGSSLPLSGAGSQWARFSDQACGAKMHVVYDANAERPIYAAVTAANVNDITAAKEMPIEAGATYVFDLGYYDFGWWAKLDAAGCRIVTRLKSHTKLTASAEQAVNEDAGILFDRIGLLPQRQARSRRNPMNRPVREIGVRIETGKILRIFSNDLTAPAEEIAALYKRRWAIELFFRWVKQTLKIRHFLGNSENAVRIQVAVALIAYLLLQMAKADQATIISPLAFARLVRTNLMHRKRIDRLLKPRNNPPGNPGQMSLQW, encoded by the coding sequence GTGCGGCATGACAATAGCGTCTTTCATGATCTGTTGAAGCGGATTCCGTGGACGATCTTCGAAAGACTTGTGGAGGAGCATCAGGCCGACAAGCATGTTCGGCGGCTGTCGACGAAGAGCCAGTTGATCGCCCTGCTTTACGGCCAGCTTGCCGGTGCCGTCAGCCTGCGCGAGATCGTCGGGTCCCTGGAAAGCCATAGTGCCCGCCTTTACCATCTCGGCGCTCGCCCGGTGTCGCGCTCGACTTTCGCCGATGCCAACGGCCTGCGTCCGAGCGCCGTTTTTACCGAGTTGTTTACGCAGATGCTGGCCCGCGCCGGGCGCGGCCTCAAGCGGGCCATCGGCGAGGCGGTCTATCTGATCGACGGCAGCAGTCTGCCACTTTCCGGGGCGGGATCGCAGTGGGCCCGCTTTTCCGATCAGGCCTGCGGCGCCAAGATGCACGTCGTCTATGATGCCAATGCCGAACGGCCGATCTATGCGGCCGTCACCGCGGCCAATGTCAACGACATCACCGCCGCCAAGGAGATGCCGATCGAGGCGGGCGCCACCTATGTCTTCGATCTCGGCTATTACGATTTCGGCTGGTGGGCGAAGCTGGATGCCGCCGGCTGCCGCATCGTCACCCGCCTCAAGTCCCATACGAAACTGACAGCGAGCGCCGAGCAGGCGGTCAACGAGGATGCCGGCATCCTGTTCGACCGCATCGGCCTGTTGCCGCAGCGCCAGGCCAGGAGCCGCCGCAATCCGATGAACCGGCCGGTGCGCGAGATCGGCGTGCGGATCGAAACCGGCAAGATATTGCGCATCTTCTCCAACGATCTTACCGCCCCGGCCGAGGAGATCGCCGCACTTTACAAGCGCCGCTGGGCGATCGAACTGTTCTTCCGCTGGGTCAAGCAGACGCTGAAAATCCGCCATTTCCTCGGCAACAGCGAAAATGCAGTGCGCATCCAGGTGGCCGTCGCTCTGATCGCCTATCTGCTGCTGCAGATGGCAAAGGCCGACCAGGCCACCATCATAAGCCCGCTGGCCTTCGCCCGCCTGGTGCGCACCAACCTGATGCACCGCAAAAGGATCGACCGCCTGCTAAAACCACGCAACAACCCTCCCGGAAATCCCGGCCAGATGAGCCTCCAATGGTGA
- a CDS encoding type II toxin-antitoxin system RatA family toxin, with amino-acid sequence MPQFETHRPVPHTPDQMFDLVADVERYPEFLPLCEALAIRSRKERDGRILLVADMTVGYKAIRETFTTQVLLNRAEHVIEVKYIDGPFKYLDNRWHFAETPAGGCTVDFFIDYEFKSRILGALMGSMFDRAFRMFTEAFETRAGKIYAAA; translated from the coding sequence ATGCCGCAATTCGAAACGCACCGTCCTGTCCCGCACACGCCCGATCAGATGTTCGACCTCGTTGCCGATGTCGAGCGCTATCCCGAATTCCTGCCGCTCTGCGAAGCGCTGGCTATCAGGAGCCGCAAGGAGCGCGATGGCAGGATCCTGCTCGTTGCCGATATGACTGTGGGATACAAGGCGATCCGCGAGACCTTCACCACCCAGGTGCTGCTGAACCGGGCCGAGCATGTCATCGAGGTCAAATATATCGACGGCCCGTTCAAATATCTCGACAATCGCTGGCATTTCGCCGAAACACCGGCTGGCGGCTGTACCGTCGATTTCTTCATCGACTACGAATTCAAGAGCCGCATCCTGGGCGCGCTGATGGGCTCGATGTTCGACCGCGCCTTCCGCATGTTCACCGAAGCCTTCGAGACGAGGGCGGGCAAGATCTACGCCGCGGCTTGA
- a CDS encoding bifunctional 2-C-methyl-D-erythritol 4-phosphate cytidylyltransferase/2-C-methyl-D-erythritol 2,4-cyclodiphosphate synthase has translation MLQMPSKQPISAGIVIVAAGRGERAGASKEGPKQYRMIGGKPVIVHTLENFMTWGPATQIVVVIHPDDEALFAKAFRHIISATPIETVHGGPTRQQSVLAGLRYLKDKQISHVLIHDAVRPFFDHVLLDRIAESLSDGAQAVLPATPVTDTLKRADSAGTVLTTVSREQLYAAQTPQSFAFETILDAHEKAAASGRSDFTDDASIAEWAGIPVTIVEGTPDNVKLTVKSDITMADDKLSAALLPDVRTGNGYDVHQLEAGDGVTLCGVFIPHDQKLKGHSDADVALHALTDALLATCGAGDIGDHFPPSDPQWKGAASKIFIEHAARIVREHGGTIMNADVSLIAEAPKVGPHRQTMRANLSEYLGIDIERCSVKATTNETIGFVGRREGIAAIATATVVYRGRK, from the coding sequence ATGCTGCAAATGCCGTCCAAGCAACCGATATCGGCTGGAATTGTCATCGTTGCCGCCGGCCGCGGCGAGCGCGCCGGCGCTTCCAAGGAAGGCCCAAAGCAGTATCGCATGATCGGCGGCAAGCCGGTTATCGTCCATACGCTTGAAAATTTCATGACATGGGGGCCGGCAACTCAGATCGTCGTCGTCATTCACCCCGACGACGAGGCGCTGTTTGCCAAAGCCTTCCGCCACATCATTTCGGCAACGCCGATCGAAACGGTGCATGGCGGGCCGACCCGGCAGCAATCGGTGCTGGCCGGTCTCCGATATCTCAAGGACAAGCAAATCAGCCATGTGCTGATCCACGATGCCGTGCGGCCGTTCTTCGACCATGTGTTGCTTGACCGCATTGCCGAGAGCCTCAGTGACGGCGCGCAGGCGGTGCTGCCGGCAACGCCTGTGACCGACACTCTGAAACGCGCCGACAGCGCCGGCACCGTGCTGACGACGGTTTCACGCGAGCAGCTCTACGCGGCGCAGACGCCGCAATCCTTCGCTTTCGAAACGATTCTCGATGCGCATGAGAAGGCGGCGGCGAGCGGGCGAAGCGATTTCACCGACGACGCTTCGATCGCGGAATGGGCGGGCATTCCGGTGACGATCGTCGAGGGCACGCCCGACAACGTCAAGCTGACTGTTAAGAGCGATATCACCATGGCCGACGACAAACTCTCGGCCGCGCTGCTTCCGGACGTGCGCACCGGCAACGGTTATGACGTGCACCAGCTCGAAGCGGGCGACGGCGTCACGCTCTGCGGCGTGTTCATTCCGCATGATCAGAAGCTGAAAGGCCACTCGGATGCCGATGTCGCGCTGCATGCGCTGACGGACGCGCTGCTTGCCACCTGCGGCGCCGGTGATATCGGCGATCATTTTCCGCCCTCCGACCCGCAATGGAAGGGCGCCGCCTCGAAGATCTTCATCGAGCATGCCGCCCGGATCGTGCGCGAGCATGGCGGCACGATCATGAATGCCGACGTCTCGCTGATCGCCGAGGCGCCGAAGGTCGGCCCGCACCGCCAGACTATGCGGGCGAACCTGTCGGAATATCTCGGCATCGATATCGAGCGCTGCTCGGTCAAGGCGACGACCAACGAGACGATCGGCTTCGTCGGCCGGCGCGAAGGCATCGCGGCGATCGCCACGGCGACCGTCGTCTATCGCGGGAGGAAATGA
- a CDS encoding GlsB/YeaQ/YmgE family stress response membrane protein has translation MEGVGWISAIIIGGLAGWLAGKLMEARYGIFLNIVLGIVGSVVASAILAQFHVAVVGGRLGYFVTGFLGACLLIFLVRLVRR, from the coding sequence ATGGAAGGCGTAGGCTGGATTTCGGCAATCATCATCGGCGGACTTGCGGGCTGGCTCGCCGGCAAGCTGATGGAAGCGCGATACGGGATTTTCCTGAACATCGTGCTCGGCATCGTCGGCTCCGTCGTCGCCAGCGCCATCCTCGCGCAGTTTCATGTCGCTGTGGTCGGCGGGCGGCTCGGCTACTTCGTGACGGGTTTCCTCGGCGCCTGCCTGCTGATATTCCTTGTGCGGCTGGTGCGGCGCTAG
- the lipA gene encoding lipoyl synthase, translating to MVTILDTINPDAKRVRHPEKAHRPDTEVMRKPDWIRVKAPTSKGYAETRAIVKEHKLVTVCEEAGCPNIGECWDKKHATFMIMGEICTRACAFCNVATGKPNALDMAEPENVAKAVKEMGLSHVVITSVDRDDLEDGGAEHFEKVIWAIRAASPATTIEILTPDFLKKPGALERVVAAKPDVFNHNMETVPGNYLTVRPGARYFHSIRLLQRVKELDPTMFTKSGIMVGLGEERNEVLQLMDDLRTADVDFLTIGQYLQPTRKHHKVESFVTPDEFKSYETVAYSKGFLMVASSPLTRSSHHAGDDFARLRAAREKKLLAAAE from the coding sequence ATGGTGACCATCCTCGACACGATCAATCCTGACGCCAAGCGCGTGCGCCATCCGGAAAAGGCGCATCGGCCCGATACCGAGGTCATGCGCAAGCCGGACTGGATCCGCGTCAAGGCGCCGACCTCCAAGGGCTATGCCGAGACGCGCGCGATCGTGAAGGAGCACAAGCTCGTCACCGTCTGCGAGGAGGCCGGCTGCCCGAATATCGGCGAGTGCTGGGACAAGAAGCACGCCACCTTCATGATCATGGGCGAGATCTGTACCCGCGCCTGCGCCTTCTGCAATGTCGCCACCGGCAAGCCGAACGCGCTCGATATGGCCGAGCCGGAGAACGTCGCCAAGGCGGTCAAGGAGATGGGCCTGTCCCACGTCGTCATCACCTCGGTCGACCGCGACGATCTGGAGGACGGCGGCGCCGAGCACTTCGAAAAGGTGATCTGGGCAATCCGTGCGGCCTCGCCGGCAACGACGATCGAAATCCTGACGCCGGACTTCCTGAAGAAGCCGGGCGCCTTGGAGCGCGTCGTCGCCGCCAAGCCCGATGTCTTCAACCACAATATGGAAACGGTTCCCGGCAATTACCTCACAGTTCGCCCCGGCGCCCGCTATTTCCATTCCATCCGCCTGCTGCAGCGGGTGAAGGAACTCGATCCCACCATGTTCACCAAGTCGGGCATCATGGTCGGCCTCGGCGAGGAGCGCAACGAGGTGCTGCAGCTGATGGACGATTTGCGCACCGCCGATGTCGACTTCCTGACGATCGGCCAGTACCTGCAGCCGACCCGCAAGCATCACAAGGTCGAAAGCTTCGTCACCCCGGACGAGTTCAAATCCTACGAGACGGTCGCCTACAGCAAGGGCTTCCTGATGGTCGCCTCCAGCCCGCTGACCCGCTCTTCACACCATGCCGGCGATGATTTTGCCCGGTTGCGGGCGGCGCGGGAGAAGAAGCTGCTGGCCGCCGCCGAGTAA
- the ntrC gene encoding nitrogen regulation protein NR(I): MTATILVADDDAAIRTVLNQALSRAGYDVRITSNAATLWRWISAGEGDLVVTDVVMPDENAFDLLPRIKKARPELPVLVMSAQNTFMTAIKASEKGAYDYLPKPFDLTELIGIIGRALAEPKRKPAKLEEDVQDGMPLVGRSAAMQEIYRVLARLMQTDLTLMITGESGTGKELVARALHDYGKRRNGPFVAINMAAIPRDLIESELFGHEKGAFTGAQTRSTGRFEQAEGGTLFLDEIGDMPMDAQTRLLRVLQQGEYTTVGGRTPIRTDVRIVAATNKDLKQAINQGLFREDLYYRLNVVPLRLPPLRDRAEDIPDLVRHFIQQAEKEGLGSKRFDQEALELMKAYAWPGNVRELENLIRRLMALYPQDVITREIIDAELRSDVPDSPIDKGPIRSGSMTIAQAVEENMRTYFSGFGENLPPPGLYDRVLTEMEYPLILAALTATRGNQIKAADLLGLNRNTLRKKIRELGVSVYRSSRTA, encoded by the coding sequence ATGACAGCCACGATCCTCGTTGCAGATGATGATGCGGCCATCCGGACCGTGCTCAACCAGGCTTTGAGCCGCGCCGGCTATGACGTTCGCATCACCTCCAACGCCGCTACCCTCTGGCGCTGGATTTCGGCGGGCGAGGGCGATCTTGTCGTCACCGATGTGGTGATGCCCGACGAAAACGCCTTCGACCTCCTGCCGCGCATCAAGAAGGCGCGCCCCGAACTGCCGGTCCTGGTCATGAGTGCGCAAAACACCTTCATGACCGCCATCAAGGCCTCCGAGAAGGGCGCCTACGACTACCTGCCGAAGCCTTTCGACCTCACCGAATTGATCGGCATCATCGGCCGCGCGCTCGCCGAGCCGAAGCGCAAGCCCGCCAAGCTCGAGGAGGACGTGCAGGACGGCATGCCGCTCGTCGGCCGGTCGGCGGCGATGCAGGAAATCTACCGCGTGCTCGCCCGCCTGATGCAGACGGATCTGACACTGATGATCACCGGCGAATCCGGCACCGGCAAGGAGCTCGTTGCCCGTGCCCTGCATGATTACGGCAAGCGCCGCAACGGCCCATTCGTGGCGATCAACATGGCGGCGATCCCGCGCGACCTGATCGAATCGGAACTGTTCGGCCATGAGAAGGGCGCCTTTACCGGCGCCCAGACCCGCTCGACCGGCCGCTTCGAGCAGGCCGAAGGCGGAACGCTCTTCCTCGACGAGATCGGCGACATGCCGATGGATGCCCAGACCCGGCTTCTGCGCGTGCTGCAGCAGGGCGAATACACCACCGTCGGCGGCCGCACCCCGATCCGCACCGATGTCCGCATCGTCGCCGCCACCAACAAGGACCTGAAGCAGGCGATCAACCAGGGCCTTTTCCGCGAGGATCTCTATTACCGCCTCAACGTCGTGCCGCTTCGCCTGCCGCCGCTGCGCGACCGCGCCGAGGATATTCCCGATCTCGTGCGCCATTTCATCCAGCAGGCCGAAAAGGAAGGCCTCGGTTCCAAACGCTTCGATCAGGAAGCGCTTGAGTTGATGAAGGCCTATGCCTGGCCGGGCAACGTCCGCGAGCTGGAAAACCTCATTCGCCGCCTGATGGCGCTTTATCCGCAGGATGTCATCACCCGCGAGATCATCGATGCCGAACTGCGCTCCGACGTGCCCGACAGCCCAATCGACAAGGGGCCGATCCGCAGCGGCTCGATGACGATCGCGCAAGCCGTCGAGGAGAACATGCGCACCTATTTCTCCGGCTTCGGCGAAAACCTGCCGCCGCCCGGTCTCTATGACCGGGTGCTGACCGAAATGGAATATCCGCTGATCCTCGCGGCGCTCACGGCAACGCGCGGCAACCAGATCAAGGCGGCGGATCTCCTCGGTCTCAACCGCAACACCTTGCGCAAGAAGATCAGGGAGCTCGGCGTTTCTGTTTATAGAAGCTCCCGCACCGCGTGA
- the dusB gene encoding tRNA dihydrouridine synthase DusB — protein sequence MVCLKDNQLISKDLAAPFRIGDVSVRNRVVLAPMSGVTDMPFRELAWRFGAGLVVTEMVASRELVNDTAESWSRLKAAGFRPHMVQLAGREAHWMAEAAKIAADHGADIIDINMGCPAKKVIGGYSGSALMRDPDHALGLIEATVKAVDIPVTLKMRLGWDENSINAPEIARRAEAAGIQLVTIHGRTRMQFYEGRADWDAIRPVREVISIPLIANGDVETAEDAQEILRRSGADAVMIGRGCQGRPWHAGVIAGAAAPRSQEIADIAVEHYAMMLDFYGEAVAIRHARKHLGWYLQRFAPDLAGDEKAGIITSRDPREVIARFYDALSAGVDDSREAA from the coding sequence ATGGTGTGCCTGAAAGATAATCAATTGATTTCCAAGGACCTCGCAGCGCCTTTCCGAATCGGAGATGTATCCGTGCGGAACCGTGTTGTGCTGGCGCCGATGTCCGGCGTCACGGACATGCCTTTCCGCGAGCTTGCCTGGCGCTTCGGCGCCGGCCTCGTCGTCACCGAAATGGTGGCGAGCCGCGAACTGGTCAACGACACGGCCGAATCCTGGTCGCGGCTCAAGGCGGCGGGCTTCCGGCCGCATATGGTGCAGCTTGCCGGCCGCGAGGCGCACTGGATGGCGGAGGCGGCCAAGATCGCTGCCGATCACGGCGCCGATATCATCGACATCAACATGGGCTGCCCCGCCAAGAAGGTGATCGGCGGTTATTCCGGCTCGGCGCTGATGCGCGATCCCGATCACGCGCTCGGCCTCATCGAGGCGACGGTCAAGGCCGTCGATATTCCGGTGACGCTGAAGATGCGCCTCGGCTGGGACGAGAATTCGATCAATGCGCCCGAGATTGCCCGCCGCGCCGAGGCGGCCGGTATTCAATTGGTGACCATCCATGGGCGCACCCGCATGCAATTCTACGAAGGCCGCGCCGATTGGGATGCGATCCGTCCCGTCCGCGAGGTGATCTCGATCCCGCTGATTGCCAATGGCGATGTCGAGACTGCGGAAGATGCGCAGGAAATCCTGCGTCGTTCCGGTGCCGATGCCGTGATGATCGGCCGGGGTTGCCAGGGCAGGCCGTGGCATGCCGGCGTCATAGCGGGCGCCGCCGCGCCACGATCACAGGAGATCGCCGATATCGCCGTCGAACACTACGCAATGATGCTGGATTTCTATGGCGAAGCGGTGGCGATCCGCCATGCCCGCAAGCATCTCGGCTGGTATCTCCAGCGTTTCGCCCCGGATCTCGCCGGCGACGAAAAGGCCGGCATCATCACCTCGCGCGATCCGCGCGAGGTGATCGCGCGCTTTTACGATGCGTTGTCGGCCGGTGTTGACGACAGCCGGGAGGCCGCATGA
- a CDS encoding GlsB/YeaQ/YmgE family stress response membrane protein, which produces MSMETQALLVFLLIGLVAGFLASLVVGGGGLIRCLLSGIIGAFVGGYLFSALGISLGIENALVVQIIHATVGAIVVVLIARAVA; this is translated from the coding sequence ATGTCTATGGAGACGCAAGCGTTGTTGGTATTTTTGTTGATCGGCCTGGTTGCAGGCTTCCTTGCTAGTTTGGTCGTTGGCGGCGGCGGTTTGATAAGATGCCTGCTGAGCGGCATCATCGGCGCCTTCGTTGGCGGCTATCTGTTCAGTGCGCTCGGCATTTCGCTGGGCATTGAAAACGCGCTGGTCGTGCAGATCATCCACGCCACGGTCGGCGCCATCGTCGTGGTGCTGATCGCCAGGGCGGTGGCCTGA
- a CDS encoding nitrogen regulation protein NR(II) — translation MTKDMTSPPDQAGGTVAMAVLNAIQNPVIMVDESGFVVFANWEAEAFFGASASHLARYRISTFIPFGSPLLALIDQVRERRGPVNEYRVDLSSPRLGQDKLVDLYVAPVVSEPGAVVIVFQERSMADKIDRQLTHRAAARSVTGLASMLAHEIKNPLSGIRGAAQLLEQSAVDDDRALTRLICDETDRIVSLVDRMEVFSDERPVDRMPVNIHSVLDHVKAVAKAGFARNIRVTESYDPSLPAVYANRDQLVQVFLNLVKNAAEAVGDRPDGEIMLTTAYRPGIRLSVAGTREKISLPLEFCVHDNGPGVPTDLLPHLFDPFITTKTNGSGLGLALVAKIIGDHGGIIECDSQNSRTTFRVLMPASKDASLEDASSASSTGPSR, via the coding sequence ATGACGAAGGATATGACCTCTCCGCCCGATCAGGCCGGCGGAACTGTTGCCATGGCTGTGCTCAATGCCATCCAGAACCCCGTCATCATGGTCGACGAATCCGGCTTCGTCGTTTTCGCCAATTGGGAGGCAGAGGCTTTCTTCGGCGCCAGCGCCTCGCATCTGGCGCGTTACCGCATCTCGACCTTCATTCCCTTCGGCAGCCCGCTGCTCGCTCTGATCGATCAGGTGCGCGAGCGCAGGGGGCCGGTCAACGAATATCGCGTCGACCTGAGTTCGCCCCGACTCGGCCAGGACAAGCTCGTCGATCTCTACGTCGCCCCCGTGGTGAGCGAGCCCGGCGCGGTCGTCATCGTCTTCCAGGAACGCTCGATGGCCGACAAGATCGATCGGCAGTTGACGCATCGCGCCGCCGCCCGCTCGGTGACCGGTCTCGCCTCGATGCTGGCGCATGAGATCAAGAATCCGCTTTCCGGCATCCGCGGCGCTGCCCAGCTGCTCGAACAATCGGCGGTCGACGACGACCGGGCGTTGACCCGGCTGATCTGTGACGAAACCGACCGCATCGTCTCGCTGGTCGATCGCATGGAAGTCTTTTCCGACGAACGCCCTGTCGATCGCATGCCGGTCAACATCCATTCCGTGCTCGATCATGTGAAGGCGGTCGCCAAAGCGGGTTTTGCCCGCAACATCCGCGTCACCGAGAGCTACGACCCGTCGCTGCCGGCCGTCTATGCCAATCGCGACCAGCTCGTCCAGGTCTTCCTCAATCTGGTCAAGAATGCCGCCGAAGCGGTCGGTGACCGGCCGGATGGCGAGATCATGCTGACCACGGCCTATCGCCCCGGCATCCGCCTTTCGGTCGCCGGCACGCGCGAAAAAATCTCGCTGCCGCTGGAATTCTGCGTCCACGACAATGGCCCAGGCGTTCCCACCGATCTGTTGCCGCATCTCTTCGATCCCTTCATCACCACCAAGACGAACGGCAGCGGCCTCGGCCTGGCGCTGGTCGCCAAGATCATCGGCGATCATGGCGGCATCATCGAATGCGACAGCCAGAACAGCCGCACGACATTCCGCGTCCTCATGCCGGCGTCGAAGGACGCCTCGCTCGAAGACGCCTCTTCCGCAAGCTCGACAGGACCTTCTCGATGA
- a CDS encoding CinA family protein, whose product MSLFPPDIISAAEAIIRDFTAAGQMVSTAESCTGGLISGALTEISGSSAVVDRGFVTYTNTAKVELLGVQEQTLLRFGAVSEETARQMAHGALFRSRADIAVAVTGIAGPGGGSAEKPVGLVHLAAKSRSGALIHRKMLYGDIGRSEVRLATVRTALEMVHSLLTG is encoded by the coding sequence ATGAGCCTTTTTCCCCCGGATATAATTTCGGCGGCTGAGGCGATCATCCGCGATTTCACGGCGGCGGGGCAGATGGTCTCGACCGCCGAATCCTGCACCGGCGGGCTGATATCAGGGGCGCTGACCGAGATATCCGGTTCGTCCGCCGTGGTCGACCGCGGCTTCGTCACCTATACGAATACAGCCAAAGTCGAGCTGCTCGGAGTGCAGGAACAAACATTGCTGCGTTTCGGAGCGGTCTCCGAAGAAACCGCCCGGCAGATGGCGCACGGCGCCCTCTTCCGCTCGCGCGCCGATATCGCCGTTGCCGTCACCGGCATTGCCGGCCCCGGCGGCGGATCGGCGGAAAAGCCCGTCGGCCTCGTGCATCTCGCCGCTAAATCGCGCTCCGGCGCGCTCATCCACCGAAAGATGCTCTATGGCGATATTGGCCGCAGCGAGGTTCGGCTGGCGACGGTCCGGACGGCGCTGGAAATGGTGCATTCACTGCTGACAGGCTGA
- a CDS encoding AAA family ATPase: MKDTSGLKATLTGADRILVIGCPGSGKSTLAKRLSRALELDYISMDRDFYWLPGWRKRARDEIDRLIATAVAEERWIMDGTGLSSFHLRLPRANAVIWLRLPRYACLHGVVSRAFRYFGRNRPELPVGCPERLSLGILAYIWNFERDAVPLIEAVLRDVAGKPVLQLKSRRQMRALLDLLRAPA; encoded by the coding sequence ATGAAGGACACATCCGGTTTGAAAGCGACACTGACCGGAGCCGACCGTATCCTGGTGATCGGCTGCCCCGGCAGCGGCAAGAGCACGCTCGCAAAGCGGCTTTCCCGAGCGCTCGAGCTTGACTACATCTCCATGGACCGCGACTTTTATTGGCTGCCGGGCTGGAGAAAAAGGGCGCGCGACGAGATCGATCGCCTAATCGCCACGGCCGTAGCGGAGGAACGCTGGATCATGGATGGGACCGGCCTCAGTTCCTTCCATCTCCGCCTGCCGCGGGCCAATGCTGTTATTTGGCTTCGGCTGCCCAGATATGCATGCCTCCACGGTGTCGTCTCAAGAGCGTTTCGTTATTTCGGCCGCAACCGTCCCGAGCTCCCTGTCGGCTGTCCCGAGCGCCTCTCGCTGGGCATACTTGCCTATATCTGGAATTTCGAGCGGGATGCCGTCCCCCTGATCGAGGCGGTACTTCGGGACGTCGCCGGTAAGCCGGTTCTTCAACTAAAATCCCGCCGACAGATGCGCGCGCTTCTTGATCTTCTCCGCGCGCCCGCTTAA